Proteins encoded in a region of the Zea mays cultivar B73 chromosome 4, Zm-B73-REFERENCE-NAM-5.0, whole genome shotgun sequence genome:
- the LOC100277434 gene encoding uncharacterized protein LOC100277434, with translation MPGAPCNVEPTGRRLRWSGLGRRRRRRLPVARLGGERAGRGRGVLRRLRLRWLTARWLRRAARRLAAIYMAALAGPPAPTGASSSTCPPWIGLEPCFATPFVSCTRPCW, from the coding sequence ATGCCGGGCGCCCCATGCAACGTCGAGCCGACGGGCCGCCGGTTGCGCTGGAGCGGGCTCGGACGCCGGCGCCGCCGCAGGCTCCCGGTCGCCCGGCTCGGCGGCGAGAGGGCCGGGCGCGGTCGGGGAGTCCTGCGGCGGCTCCGGCTGCGCTGGCTCACGGCAAGGTGGCTACGGCGCGCGGCTCGCAGGCTGGCGGCGATCTACATGGCGGCGCTCGCGGGCCCGCCGGCTCCCACCGGCGCGTCGTCGTCCACCTGTCCGCCGTGGATCGGCCTGGAGCCGTGCTTCGCCACGCCGTTCGTGTCCTGCACAAGGCCGTGCTGGTGA